The following proteins come from a genomic window of Synechococcus sp. BIOS-E4-1:
- the psbA gene encoding photosystem II q(b) protein, which yields MTTTIQQRSGANGWQQFCEWVTSTNNRLYVGWFGVLMIPTLLAATTCFIVAFIAAPPVDIDGIREPVAGSLIYGNNIISGAVVPSSNAIGLHFYPIWEAASLDEWLYNGGPYQLVVFHFLIGIFCYMGREWELSYRLGMRPWICVAYSAPVAAASAVFLVYPFGQGSFSDGMPLGISGTFNFMLVFQAEHNILMHPFHMLGVAGVFGGSLFSAMHGSLVTSSLVRETTENDSLNYGYKFGQEEETYNIVAAHGYFGRLIFQYASFNNSRSLHFFLAAWPVVGIWFTALGVSTMAFNLNGFNFNQSILDGQGRVLNTWADVLNRANLGMEVMHERNAHNFPLDLAAAESTPVALQAPAIG from the coding sequence ATGACCACCACCATTCAGCAGCGCTCCGGCGCTAATGGCTGGCAGCAGTTCTGCGAGTGGGTCACCTCCACCAACAACCGCCTCTATGTGGGCTGGTTCGGTGTGCTGATGATCCCCACCCTGCTGGCTGCCACCACCTGCTTCATCGTTGCGTTCATCGCAGCACCCCCCGTCGACATCGACGGCATCCGTGAGCCCGTCGCCGGCTCCCTGATCTACGGCAACAACATCATCTCCGGTGCTGTTGTGCCCTCCTCGAACGCCATCGGCCTTCACTTCTATCCCATCTGGGAAGCTGCTTCTCTCGACGAGTGGCTGTACAACGGCGGTCCTTACCAGCTGGTTGTCTTCCACTTCCTGATCGGCATCTTCTGCTACATGGGTCGCGAGTGGGAACTCTCCTACCGCCTTGGCATGCGCCCCTGGATCTGCGTTGCTTACAGCGCACCTGTGGCTGCTGCCTCCGCCGTGTTCCTGGTGTACCCCTTCGGTCAGGGTTCCTTCTCTGACGGCATGCCCCTGGGCATCTCCGGCACCTTCAACTTCATGTTGGTGTTCCAGGCCGAGCACAACATCCTGATGCACCCCTTCCACATGCTTGGTGTGGCTGGCGTCTTCGGTGGTTCACTGTTCTCCGCCATGCACGGTTCACTGGTGACCTCCTCCTTGGTTCGCGAAACCACTGAGAACGATTCACTGAACTACGGCTACAAGTTCGGCCAAGAGGAAGAGACCTACAACATCGTGGCTGCCCACGGTTACTTCGGTCGCCTGATCTTCCAATACGCATCGTTCAACAACAGCCGTAGCCTGCACTTCTTCCTGGCTGCCTGGCCCGTTGTCGGCATCTGGTTCACCGCCCTGGGCGTGTCAACCATGGCCTTCAACCTGAACGGTTTCAACTTCAACCAGTCCATCCTTGATGGTCAGGGCCGCGTCCTGAACACCTGGGCTGATGTGCTGAACCGCGCCAACCTCGGCATGGAAGTGATGCACGAGCGCAATGCTCACAACTTCCCCCTCGACCTGGCTGCTGCTGAGTCCACTCCTGTGGCTCTGCAAGCTCCCGCCATCGGCTGA